The DNA region GCCTTTATCACTAAACAAGCCAATTTGTTTACCTATCGCTTTAGCTGTAGGGCCAAAGTCACCGGTTAGCATAAATACACGTATGCCAGCCTGCCGACATTTTAAGATCGCCTCAGGAACTTCTACCCGAGGCGGGTCAATCATGCCAACAACCGCAACAAATATGTAATGCGCATCCGGAATGCCATCATTATCAAGATTCCTATAAGCTAATGCTAAGCCTCGCTCACCTCGTTCAGCCAGCGACATATATTGCGCAACAACCTGCTTTCGATACGCCTCGGTAAACGCCACCTTTTGACCATTTAAATGAATCTGATCACACATCGCCATCACCACTTCAGGCGCACCTTTTAAATAGGCATGAAAATGATCGCCCTCTGGTGATTCATTAACGGTCACCATATATTTATCTTCAGAGGTAAACGATTTTTCAGCTAGGCGTTTAGTCTGCACAATGTCTTTAATTGAGGTTAGCTTTTCTGCGTAAGCCAGCAGCGCCACTTCTGTTGAATCACCACTGTATTTCAGCTCACTGTCTAGGTGTGCGTTATTACAAAGGGTCATCACTCGACGGGCTATGTGTAATTCCACATCATCAGCAGTCAACGATAGCCCCACATCGTATTCACGTTGGTTAGTAATCAAGCTGTTAACACTGATTTTATTCTGCGTTAGGGTGCCAGTTTTATCGGTGCAAATAACGGTGGTGCTACCCAGTGTTTCAACGCTTTCTAAATTTTTAATCAGCGCATTTTTACGCGCCATTCGTTTACTGGCCATGGTGAGTGCTAATGTGACCGTTGGCAATAAGCCTTCGGGTACATTCGCGACGATGATCCCAATCGCAAAAATAAGGCTACTGATCTCCCCTTTCCCAATCGCCACGCTCACGGCAAAAAAGCTAATACCAAGCACTATCGCAATACTGCTGATTATTTTTATGAAGTAATTTAGCTCTTTACCAATGGGAGTTTCAACGTTTGAGGTCTGCTTGGTTAACTCAACTATTTTACCAATTTGAGTCGCCATACCTGTTTCACAAACCAGCACCTTAGCATTGCCACTTTGTACCAAGGTACCTGAAAACACCATATTTCGGCTTTGATATGGGTTCTCGCTATCAGCCTCTAACTGTAAGGTTTCGGGCGTACTTTCACCCGTTAAACTACTCATATCAACTTGCAGTTGATTAACGCGAATTAAGCGCCCATCTGCCGAGACTTTATCGCCCTCATACAGCAACATAATGTCACCAGGAACCACTTGGCTAGCGGCGATCTGCTTAACCTCACCTTCACGTTCAATATTAACCATCGTTGGTAACATTTTCTGAAAGCTTTGCATGATTTTTTCACTTTGATACGCCTGTATAAAGGTGAAAATAGCGTTGAGTAATACCACGCCATACAGGGCACAACCAATATAAAAGTTACCTTGACCTGGGTCCAAATAATCAGCAAAGAAAGCTAAACTGCCCCCAACCATCAGCAAGATGGCAAAGAAATTTTTAAATTGTAAGAGGAATTTTATATAGCCAGGTGTTTGCTGCCGAACGTGTAGTTCATTCGTACCAACAATTTTAAGCCGCCGCTCAGCCTCTTCATCTGACAAGCCTGTTTCATGGCTATCAAGTGATTGATAGAGCTCACTAATCGGGCATTGATGAGGCTTTTCCATAATCACACTCTTAGCAATTTACACTCAATTAGCCGCGAAACTAACAAACCATTATGATTATCTTGGCAGTTTTATCGTTCAACTCAGCCATCAATAAACGTTAACTTAGCTAAATAATCATAGTGCGGCCCTTGCTGAACTATCTCGCAACTAAAGCCATTTCTGTCAGCTGCATCTTGTAATAATTCCTCAGCAACATATAACCAATTAAATGGCTTTCCAGTAATATCTTTATAAGACAAGTTAAACTCGACCTCACCATGATATTTATCATTTAAATCAATCAGGTAAGAACCATCGTCTTGTTCGTAAAGGTAGATAAGATCTGAGCTATCTAACAATATTTGCCCATTCGGTGCCAACAAACTTTTTGCTTTTGAAAAAAAGGCATCAAAGCCCTCTAATGTTTCAACTAAGCCGATTCCATTCATTAATAATAATAAGGTATCAAACGGCTCTTCAGGTAAATCATAAAAGTTACACAATTTAACCGTTGATAAACCGCGCTTTTTCATCAACGCCACTGAATGAGGCGATATATCTAAGGCAGTCACATCGAGTCCTTGATTCTGCAAATACAAACTATGTGAGCCTGCACCTGCGCCTACATCTAACACTTTTCCATAGGCTAATTGAAGGGCTGCTTGCTCTAACGCGGGGCACTGCTCATAGGAACGGAAAAAATAGCTGGGCGCTAGCGTATCTTGCTCTGCAATATCCATATCAACGAAGATAGGCGTATCATCTTGCGTTTGATAAAAATTTATCAGCGCAGACCCTATCGGGTCCTCATTTTTATTTATCAACACAGTTTTAAGAAGGGTGTTTTCATTTAAGTGTCCTGTGTTTCGCTGTTGGCTTCGCGTTTCTTTTTGAGTTTATCTTGCCGATGCTGCTCAATCAATTCAGCCATTTCACCACCAATATGTTCCTCGCCGCGTTGTTTTGCCAATTCAATTTGATGTTGACGTTCAATAAACCGTGCTTTTTGCTCCTCATCCGTTTTATCAAAACAATGGTGGCAACTAATTCCCTGCTGATAGTGCGGATGCAATTTATCTTCTTCGGTAATGGGCATTCTGCAACCAAAACACTGATCAAAACTGCCTTTTTCTAATTGATGATCCACCGACACGCGGTTATCGAAGACAAAACATTCTCCTTCCCATTGCGTTTGCTCCTCTGGCACTTCCTCAAGGTATTTTAGTATCCCACCTTCTAGGTGATACACCTCATCAAAACCCTGTTGTTTGAGATAAGCAGTCGATTTTTCACAACGAATACCGCCGGTACAAAACATCGCTACTTTTTTATGCTTCGTTGCATCTAAATTTTCTTTTACGTAATCAGGAAATTCGCGAAATGTTTGCGTTTTAGGGTTTAGCGCCCCTTTAAATGTACCAATCGCCACTTCATAGTCATTGCGGGTATCCACCAATAACACATCAGGGTCGTTAATCAGCGCATTCCACTGTGTTGGTTTGACGTACGTACCTACTATATCGTTAGGGTCAATATCCTCGACACCCATCGTGACGATTTCTTTTTTAAGCTTCACCTTAGTGCGGTTAAACGGTTGCGAATCGACATACGATTCTTTGTGAACAAGGTTTTTAAACGCTTCTTGATTTCTTAGCCACCCTAATAGGTGGTCTATCCCATTGCGTTTTCCTGCAACGGTGCCATTAATGCCTTCAGCGGCGAGCAGTAAAGTACCCTTAATACCCTGATGTTGCATTAGCTTAAGTAAAGGCTGTTTTAATGCCGCGTGGTCAGCTAATCTAACAAAGTGATAGAGCGCACAAACAACGTAGTCTTGATTTTTCATATGTATCCTCAATGAGCTGGCTGGAACGTAAATCCAGTGCCTTGGTTGATTATTATATCAAACCGGCCAAAAACTTAGCGCAAACTCTTAAGAACCCACTCTGTTTAATAGCTTTTTAGGTTAACTATTTGATTTAAGTCATTATCACTTAAGTACATTTCACCGTCTTGGATATTACACTGTAAATTCATCGTTCGGCCCGCCAATGCTTCTACCCCACTGGCTGTAATGTGCACGATACTGAGATTTTTAAACCGTGCTAACTTTTCGCCGTGTTGTTGCCACCAAACAGTCGCCTTACCTTCGTGATAGGTATAAATAATCACTTGTTGTGCTCGTCCACAAGCCTTACGGATACGTTTTTCATCTGGCTGCCCAAGCTCAATCCATAATTCAATCTCACCTGTTAATGATTTTTGCCATAATTCCGGCTCATCATCGGTTGATAAGCCTTTGGTCAATGTCAGGTTTTCATTAGCATTGGCTATAAAAGCAATTAATCGAACCATCAACCTGAAATCATTTTCTGATGGGTGTTGGGCTACTGTTAACTCGTGAGTTGCATAATAATGGCTATCCATATTAGCGATACTCAAAGACACTTTATTAATGGTTGATCCGATAGCCATCTACGTTAATAATTTTTTTTTAATCACAAAAAAACAGGCTAACAGATTAAAGCATTCTTGACACAGCTCATTGACGCATTCCCCTCTAATGATTGATAGTTATTACACCTTTCAATCATTAGCTCCAAACACAATAGAAAACCTTCCAACGAAAACTATAGCGTTCTTAACTAATCAATAGCCATCATGACACTAGCTGAAAAAAAAACCATCCATAGAGCAAGAGAAAAAACTCTTGGCGTGCCAGAATTAATTGCCATTGCATTGGGAGGGATGGTTGGCGGAGGCATTTTTACCATTTTGGGCATTTCTGTTTCAATGGTCGGTGCATATACACCCGTGGCTATCTTTATCGGCGGAGGAATTGCCTTATTAGCCTGTTATTCATATATAAAGCTGGGCGTTTACTACCAAGATGAAGGAGCTACGTACTCGTTTTACAAAAGAACCTTTCCCAAATCGCGGTTTGCCGCCTCATTAATTGGTTGGTGTGTGATTTTTGGTTATATCAGTACACTTGCTTTATATGCCTATACTTTTTCTTCTTACGCCGTTAGTGCTGTTGATTTTGCAAACAATGAATGGGGGCGAAAAATCGTTGCTGGACTGATCATTTTAAGCTTCACACTAATCAATATATGGAGCGTTAAAGGTATGGGTAAAATTGAAGACATTATGGTCTATAGCAAATTAATTATCCTAATCGTGATCTCCTTTGTGCTGATTAACAACAGCCAGACCTCTCTGCCTGAGCTTCTGCAAAACGAACAAAACACTAGCCTTCTATCAATACTTATTGTGGCATCACTGACCTTTGTCGCCTACGAAGGGTTTCAACTAGTCATCAATGCAGTGAATGAAATGGAACAGCCTGAGATCAATATTCCAAAATCAATTTATTCTGCTATTTTTTTAGCTATTTTGATTTATGTTGTGATTTCACTTGGCGCCATTTTAGCTATCTCATTTGAAGAAATTATCGAGAACCAGGAATATGCACTCGCTGCTGGAGCAAATCACACACTCGGCCACTGGGGCACAGACCTTGTTATTATTGGTGCACTGTTAGCCACCAGTAGTGCAATTAGTGGCACCTTATTCGGTGCTTCAAGGCAAATGGCCGTCATTGCTCAAGATGGTTACTTTCCTGCTATTCTCGCCAAACGCTCTGGCCAAATACCCACTGCGTCCATTATCGGTATGTCGATAATGGCATTTTTATTAATATTAGCTGGAAGTCTGCGCATTATTCTTGAGTTTGGTAGCATTACGTTTTTGCTTGTCTCTGTATTGATGGCTTATGCAAACTTTAAAATTCGGCAGCTAACAAAGGCTTCCCCGTTAATAACAATAAGTTCCATCGTCGGGCTTTTTTTAGCCACCGCACTGATCATTTATTATGAGTTTACGCATCAACCGCAGCAATTAGCTTTTATCGTAGGAATATATGCTTTGCTGACCTTAAGCGCTTGGCTTTATTCTAAAAAAAACCAACCTTAATTAAGAGCTACACGACAGCATAGAACAACCTACTTTATGCTTCGCCCAATCTGGCCTTTTTTGATTGAGGTGCTCTTTATCAGGTTGTTCATCATATGGGTGCCTTAAAACCTCTAAGAGCTCATTCACCATGCTGTGATCGCCTTTCTCTGATTTATCGATCGCCAGTTGAGCCAAATAATTACGTAATACATATTTAGGGTTAACGCTGTTCATTAAGGCCCTTCTTTGCACCGCATTTTGCGGCTCTTGTTCGCACCGTTTCACATAGCGAACTAACCACTCGGTGATCGCCTCTTTCGCCTGCAGCTCAAGCTCATCAATATAAAACGCTGGCTTTAAATGCTCTATCGCTGTTGCGACGTTAAAGTCATCAGAAGTTGTCTGAATATCTGCTAATCGTCTAAAGAAAATCGTCATATCTGTTTCATGCAAACTAAAAAATGACAGCAATTGTTTAACCAACTCACTATCAGTCTCTTCTTCATGCTGCGAGAAACCGAGCTTTTTAGACATCATTAATAACCATTGTTGACCGTAACGCTCAGCATACTCGTTAAGCGCTTTTTCCAACGGTTCTGCCTCCTCAATCAACGGATAAATCGCATTTGCTAATTGATATAAATTCCAGTGCGCTATTTTTGCTTGTTGAGCAAAGGCATAACGATGATGTGTTGCATCGGTGGTATTAGGTGTCCAGTTAGGGTCATACGATTCAAGCCAACCATAGGGACCATAATCAATGGTTAAACCAAGTATCGACATATTGTCGGTATTCATGACCCCGTGAACAAAACCAACTCGCATCCATTCTATGACCATATCGCAAGTTAATCTGCAGACCTCTTCAAACCACTTCAGATAAATCTGCTTAGACGGCACTGAGTCTTTTTCTAGTAAGTGCGGAAAATCGGTTTCAAGCGTGTAATCAACAAACTGTTTTAATAAATCTTTATTTTGTTGCCCGTAATATTGAAAATGCCCGAAACGCGTAAAGGATG from Cycloclasticus pugetii PS-1 includes:
- a CDS encoding cation-translocating P-type ATPase; its protein translation is MEKPHQCPISELYQSLDSHETGLSDEEAERRLKIVGTNELHVRQQTPGYIKFLLQFKNFFAILLMVGGSLAFFADYLDPGQGNFYIGCALYGVVLLNAIFTFIQAYQSEKIMQSFQKMLPTMVNIEREGEVKQIAASQVVPGDIMLLYEGDKVSADGRLIRVNQLQVDMSSLTGESTPETLQLEADSENPYQSRNMVFSGTLVQSGNAKVLVCETGMATQIGKIVELTKQTSNVETPIGKELNYFIKIISSIAIVLGISFFAVSVAIGKGEISSLIFAIGIIVANVPEGLLPTVTLALTMASKRMARKNALIKNLESVETLGSTTVICTDKTGTLTQNKISVNSLITNQREYDVGLSLTADDVELHIARRVMTLCNNAHLDSELKYSGDSTEVALLAYAEKLTSIKDIVQTKRLAEKSFTSEDKYMVTVNESPEGDHFHAYLKGAPEVVMAMCDQIHLNGQKVAFTEAYRKQVVAQYMSLAERGERGLALAYRNLDNDGIPDAHYIFVAVVGMIDPPRVEVPEAILKCRQAGIRVFMLTGDFGPTAKAIGKQIGLFSDKGKVLNGDELSALDEAGLSSLLDENELIFARITPAQKLQIVQALQKKDQIVTVTGDGVNDAPALKNADMGVAMGLMGTDVAKEASNMVLMDDNFATIVTAIEEGRTIFDNIKKFIAYILTSNIPQILPFIAYVLLDIPLPLTVVLILAIDLGTDIIPALGLGSEKPETDVMNKPPRARHERLLTRNLLFMSYGIVGMIQAAAGFFSYFYILLDGGWQWGKALAVSDPLYRQAITAFFASIIICQIADVLICRTRRQSILTVGIFANKLVLLGVVSELILLALIAYVPLMNTFFGTAPLELWQLSLSIPFAITIIIADEIRRVFVRRENRFVLKWLTW
- a CDS encoding class I SAM-dependent methyltransferase yields the protein MLINKNEDPIGSALINFYQTQDDTPIFVDMDIAEQDTLAPSYFFRSYEQCPALEQAALQLAYGKVLDVGAGAGSHSLYLQNQGLDVTALDISPHSVALMKKRGLSTVKLCNFYDLPEEPFDTLLLLMNGIGLVETLEGFDAFFSKAKSLLAPNGQILLDSSDLIYLYEQDDGSYLIDLNDKYHGEVEFNLSYKDITGKPFNWLYVAEELLQDAADRNGFSCEIVQQGPHYDYLAKLTFIDG
- the trhO gene encoding oxygen-dependent tRNA uridine(34) hydroxylase TrhO, with amino-acid sequence MKNQDYVVCALYHFVRLADHAALKQPLLKLMQHQGIKGTLLLAAEGINGTVAGKRNGIDHLLGWLRNQEAFKNLVHKESYVDSQPFNRTKVKLKKEIVTMGVEDIDPNDIVGTYVKPTQWNALINDPDVLLVDTRNDYEVAIGTFKGALNPKTQTFREFPDYVKENLDATKHKKVAMFCTGGIRCEKSTAYLKQQGFDEVYHLEGGILKYLEEVPEEQTQWEGECFVFDNRVSVDHQLEKGSFDQCFGCRMPITEEDKLHPHYQQGISCHHCFDKTDEEQKARFIERQHQIELAKQRGEEHIGGEMAELIEQHRQDKLKKKREANSETQDT
- a CDS encoding YaeQ family protein, with the protein product MAIGSTINKVSLSIANMDSHYYATHELTVAQHPSENDFRLMVRLIAFIANANENLTLTKGLSTDDEPELWQKSLTGEIELWIELGQPDEKRIRKACGRAQQVIIYTYHEGKATVWWQQHGEKLARFKNLSIVHITASGVEALAGRTMNLQCNIQDGEMYLSDNDLNQIVNLKSY
- a CDS encoding APC family permease; this encodes MTLAEKKTIHRAREKTLGVPELIAIALGGMVGGGIFTILGISVSMVGAYTPVAIFIGGGIALLACYSYIKLGVYYQDEGATYSFYKRTFPKSRFAASLIGWCVIFGYISTLALYAYTFSSYAVSAVDFANNEWGRKIVAGLIILSFTLINIWSVKGMGKIEDIMVYSKLIILIVISFVLINNSQTSLPELLQNEQNTSLLSILIVASLTFVAYEGFQLVINAVNEMEQPEINIPKSIYSAIFLAILIYVVISLGAILAISFEEIIENQEYALAAGANHTLGHWGTDLVIIGALLATSSAISGTLFGASRQMAVIAQDGYFPAILAKRSGQIPTASIIGMSIMAFLLILAGSLRIILEFGSITFLLVSVLMAYANFKIRQLTKASPLITISSIVGLFLATALIIYYEFTHQPQQLAFIVGIYALLTLSAWLYSKKNQP
- a CDS encoding protein adenylyltransferase SelO, whose translation is MNNLTFSNKFVSQLPADNVSENYPRQVQGACFSWVSPKQMKAPSLVSYSLEAAALLDLDEDDCLSEQFLNTFSGNEQLDGMQPYATCYGGHQFGNWAGQLGDGRAINLGEIVNKKGERWALQLKGAGPTPYSRTADGLAVLRSSIREFLCSEAMFHLGVPTTRALSLASTGEHVMRDVMYNGNPAPEPGAVVCRLAPSFTRFGHFQYYGQQNKDLLKQFVDYTLETDFPHLLEKDSVPSKQIYLKWFEEVCRLTCDMVIEWMRVGFVHGVMNTDNMSILGLTIDYGPYGWLESYDPNWTPNTTDATHHRYAFAQQAKIAHWNLYQLANAIYPLIEEAEPLEKALNEYAERYGQQWLLMMSKKLGFSQHEEETDSELVKQLLSFFSLHETDMTIFFRRLADIQTTSDDFNVATAIEHLKPAFYIDELELQAKEAITEWLVRYVKRCEQEPQNAVQRRALMNSVNPKYVLRNYLAQLAIDKSEKGDHSMVNELLEVLRHPYDEQPDKEHLNQKRPDWAKHKVGCSMLSCSS